The following is a genomic window from Desulforhopalus sp..
CCCGCCGCAGGATGCTGATCACCTTGGGAAAGGTCTGCGGGATCTCGACGTCAAGAGGCAGGTGGCGGAAGATCCGTTCCCGGAAGGCGCTTCGCCGCGCCTCGTCATCGCTCAGCAGGTCGAAATCGATGATTCGCAGGGTGTAATCACTGGTGGCGCCGAGTATTTGGCCACCGGGAATATCTTTAAATGCCGAAGAAATTCTGCGGATTATCCGCATGTTTTCGGTGCCGGTCGGGAGTGAATAGCCAAGCCGCTGCTGGGTGGCCCGAAAGGCGCGCAGCACAAAGGATGCCTCGAAGGTATCACCGGCCGTCTGTTTGAGGGCCAGAGCCGCCAGCTCCGGTGCGTACAGCCCTCCCTCGCTCATGACCCGATCGACGGCCAGATAGAGTTGTTCCCGGATCTGGTCAACCAAAAGGGGCGGCGATGCACCCTTGGTCCGTTCGTACGCAAAGAGTCGGCAGGACTCTTCAATAGCCTCATTACCACCTTTAACCGCGACATAACCCATATCAATAGACTCCTATCTGCGACGAGCGGGGGATGCAGGCAATTCGTCCATTCCGCCGCCGGACAAAAAACATGGCATCGACGCCGAGGGGAAAAGCACTGTTCAGATCGCGCAGCCGGGCTAATTCGCCGGCAGCGAGCCCGCTTATCCGCAGTGAAATTTTGCCGGCGATTCCCGGACCCGTTAAAAAAATCCCGCCGTCGCCCTCGGAAAGCCCATCAACCAGATAGAGAATGGTTGCTCCACTATCCGGGTATTCCAAACTGCCGGTTTTGCAGGCGGTCAAATCCGCAGTGTCGGCAAAATTGCCGATGATAATAAAATCGGCTTCCTGGCATGGCACTACTCTGCAGGCGGTGTGACGAACAAGGTCGGTTTCCAGGGCCGAATCACCGATAACCGCGACCCCCACCTCATTGTCGAGGAGGCAACGAAGAAGCTCGACGACGGCGGTCTCTTCGTTGGCGAATTCCGGGAGACGGTAAACCTTGCCGGGATGACTCATGGCGGCAAGGAAGGTCCTAAAGGTGATATGATCGCGGATGATGCTGTTTGATTCCATGGTTAGGCTCCCGGCATGAGATCAAATTGTACCTTTGTGGCGGCTACCAGGGCGGCATTCTCCAGCTGTCTCGTTTTCTGGAGCCCTGCTTCTTTCGCTAGAAAGGTGCGCACGCTGTTCTGAATGAGTGTGCTTTCAGGGGCGT
Proteins encoded in this region:
- the phnH gene encoding phosphonate C-P lyase system protein PhnH, whose protein sequence is MESNSIIRDHITFRTFLAAMSHPGKVYRLPEFANEETAVVELLRCLLDNEVGVAVIGDSALETDLVRHTACRVVPCQEADFIIIGNFADTADLTACKTGSLEYPDSGATILYLVDGLSEGDGGIFLTGPGIAGKISLRISGLAAGELARLRDLNSAFPLGVDAMFFVRRRNGRIACIPRSSQIGVY